Proteins found in one Vallitalea guaymasensis genomic segment:
- a CDS encoding cellulase family glycosylhydrolase, with product MEKIYVKGKCFIDNYSRERIFNGINMVYKGNYDESSGKKNYITDWNENHFKWLVDNGFNIIRLGIIWDGVEHEMGIYDEKYLDWIGGILDLCEQYDIYAFLDMHQDLYSNKFSDGAPDWATITDNQEHVKGDLWSDAYIFSGAVKHSFENFWANTKAPDGIGLQDHYANMWAYIIKRFENSNALIGYDFINEPFPGESSLRIFGTLLGAYAEITQQDISPEELMASFTDVEQKNKLLRDINNVELYTAMAKSAIPLVNEFDQGALASFYKKMTGAVRETSDKGIVMMENSYFSNMGIECNIPLITDAYGIEEKNQAYAPHGYDLVVDTPEVVHASNNRIDTILNAHKRVQERLNIPVLFGEWGAHSMYSEGMYHIIHILDTFDKYKWSNTYWCYHENIEKAPVMDILKRPYPQAVCGEIIAYSYNRETNVFTLEWEENHDIIADTEIYLPHEPVLIDIDSEFIMTNISNMSEAVRLSIPNKSMTVRKLTVVL from the coding sequence ATGGAAAAGATTTATGTTAAAGGTAAATGTTTCATTGATAATTATAGTCGTGAACGTATTTTCAATGGTATCAATATGGTCTATAAAGGAAATTATGATGAATCATCTGGTAAGAAAAACTATATTACAGATTGGAATGAAAATCATTTCAAATGGTTGGTGGATAATGGTTTCAACATTATTCGGCTAGGTATCATATGGGATGGTGTTGAACATGAAATGGGTATATATGATGAAAAGTATCTGGATTGGATTGGTGGGATATTAGATTTATGTGAACAATATGATATCTATGCTTTTTTGGATATGCACCAAGATCTGTATAGCAATAAGTTTTCGGATGGTGCTCCTGATTGGGCTACAATTACTGATAATCAAGAGCATGTGAAAGGCGATTTGTGGAGTGATGCTTATATTTTTAGCGGTGCAGTAAAACATTCCTTTGAAAATTTTTGGGCTAATACAAAAGCTCCTGATGGGATAGGCTTGCAAGATCACTATGCTAATATGTGGGCTTATATAATTAAGAGATTTGAAAACAGTAACGCACTTATAGGTTATGATTTCATTAATGAACCTTTTCCTGGTGAGAGTTCTCTTAGGATATTTGGTACATTGTTGGGTGCTTATGCAGAGATAACACAGCAAGATATTTCACCAGAGGAATTAATGGCTTCTTTCACTGATGTTGAACAGAAAAATAAATTGTTGAGAGATATTAATAACGTAGAATTATATACTGCAATGGCAAAGTCAGCCATCCCCTTGGTAAATGAATTTGACCAAGGAGCTTTAGCTTCCTTTTATAAGAAAATGACTGGTGCTGTAAGAGAGACATCTGATAAAGGAATTGTTATGATGGAAAACTCATATTTTTCTAACATGGGTATTGAGTGTAATATTCCACTTATTACTGATGCTTATGGTATAGAAGAAAAGAATCAGGCTTATGCACCTCATGGTTATGACTTGGTTGTTGATACTCCTGAAGTTGTTCATGCCAGTAATAATCGTATTGATACAATTTTGAATGCACATAAAAGGGTACAAGAGCGTCTGAATATTCCTGTTTTATTTGGTGAATGGGGAGCTCATAGTATGTATTCAGAAGGAATGTATCATATAATACATATTCTAGATACTTTTGATAAGTATAAATGGAGTAATACTTATTGGTGTTATCATGAAAATATAGAAAAAGCACCTGTTATGGATATATTGAAACGTCCCTATCCTCAAGCTGTTTGTGGAGAGATAATTGCTTATTCCTACAATCGGGAAACTAATGTTTTTACACTGGAATGGGAAGAGAATCATGATATCATAGCAGATACTGAAATTTATTTGCCACATGAACCAGTATTAATAGATATAGATAGTGAATTCATTATGACCAATATATCAAATATGTCTGAAGCAGTTAGACTCTCTATACCAAATAAATCTATGACAGTACGTAAGCTTACTGTTGTATTGTAA